One window of the Archangium primigenium genome contains the following:
- a CDS encoding CARDB domain-containing protein: MGSRARGALALLGLQTFLSACGDPSWQPAAEEPGALQRRADQNVALGKPITTSGYMQTYVATNANDGNRGTYWEGAPNAYPNLLTVNLGANHTISAIVLQLNPDSLWGTRTQGLTVLGHNTSTSAFSTLVAAATYTFNPATGNQVTIPVSATVSEVRLQFASNSGSSGAQIAEFQVLGSPSGGTATYALTVNNGSGGGTYAADTTVNITANTPPAGQVFSSWSGGIAANFGNVSSASTTYKTTAAATTLTANYTASTGGTKYEAEAATLGGSAATTTNHTGYSGSGFVEGYWFTGASTRFSVSAPSAGWYDVGLRYSNGFADSNLSVYVNGTRAVQTALPTTGNWDTWATRTETFFLNAGGNTLAYQYDTGDVGNVNLDYITVGATAAKKADLGVTDIQWTAANSPPRAGDAITFRAVVKNNGTAASPAATHKVSFRVNGQEVATATGSASIAAGSSATLTASAAWSTAHGTFPITAVVDPDNTIPEFSEGNNSFTKDLTVSQTPGPDLVVQSISPTPSTPAAGAAVKYTVAIANQGLDATGSSVTVRLVVDGTTTLTGVSSSALGAGATAAVVLNGSWTASNGNHTLVATVDPANAISESVESNNTLSSSLYVGRGANVPWIEYEAEVGTTNAQVQGPSRDLGTIAGEASGRKAVVLSSTGHYVQWTTTAASNAIVVRNSIPDAPGGGGIQATLSLYVNGSKLTTLTLSSKEAWIYGGDDTQSNSPSGGKPRRIYDEASKLLSTTIPAGATVRLQKDAGDTAAYYAIDLVDLELVAAPIAKPEGFVDITQAGNGWEPAIPNDGLSDDNAINQAIMAAQAGRFKGVYIPPGVFNQTNKYQVKGITIQGAGLWHSRILCGALNEDAGWGQTGFNITGDNTTFRDFAIFGSTDGLRTQGGKAWVNSAHRNTLIENMWVEHVQCGYWVGGFNESTNLIIRNSRFRNTGADAINLCNGNKDGVVENNHARNTGDDAFAIWSATDLYPQPNVNNVIRNCTAQIVWRAAGFAIYGGRNNRIENSIAYDTLTYPGLTVSSEFQPFPMESATVDGLTLVRTGGTYWGGQKFGSIWLRADMNPTNGITIKNVDIIDPTYQGISIQSNNGGVFTNTAFQNITISNPTTYGVEVLSSARGGATFTNVTVNNAPSGKVVNQSGGGFAITNGGGNNW, translated from the coding sequence ATGGGAAGTCGGGCGAGAGGTGCCCTGGCGCTCCTGGGCCTGCAGACCTTCCTCTCCGCCTGCGGTGATCCCTCGTGGCAGCCCGCCGCCGAGGAGCCCGGGGCGCTCCAGCGGCGCGCGGATCAGAACGTGGCGCTGGGCAAGCCCATCACCACGTCCGGCTACATGCAGACCTACGTCGCCACCAACGCGAACGACGGCAACCGGGGCACCTACTGGGAAGGCGCGCCCAACGCCTATCCCAACCTCCTCACGGTGAACCTCGGCGCCAACCACACGATCAGCGCCATCGTGCTGCAACTCAACCCGGACAGCCTCTGGGGCACGCGCACCCAGGGCCTCACGGTGCTGGGCCACAACACGAGCACCAGCGCCTTCTCCACCCTGGTGGCCGCGGCCACCTACACGTTCAACCCCGCCACGGGCAACCAGGTCACCATCCCCGTGAGCGCGACGGTGAGCGAGGTGCGGCTCCAGTTCGCGTCCAACAGCGGCTCCTCGGGCGCGCAGATCGCGGAGTTCCAGGTCCTCGGCTCGCCGAGCGGTGGCACGGCCACCTATGCCCTGACCGTCAACAACGGCTCGGGCGGCGGCACGTACGCGGCGGACACCACGGTGAACATCACCGCCAACACGCCGCCGGCCGGGCAGGTGTTCAGCTCCTGGTCGGGCGGGATCGCGGCCAACTTCGGCAACGTCTCCTCGGCGAGCACCACCTACAAGACGACGGCCGCCGCCACGACGCTCACCGCCAACTACACGGCGAGCACGGGCGGCACGAAGTACGAGGCGGAGGCGGCCACCCTGGGCGGCAGCGCCGCGACGACCACCAACCACACGGGCTACAGCGGCTCGGGTTTCGTGGAGGGCTACTGGTTCACGGGCGCGAGCACCCGCTTCAGCGTCTCGGCCCCCAGCGCGGGCTGGTACGACGTGGGCCTGCGCTACAGCAATGGCTTCGCGGACTCCAACCTCTCCGTCTACGTGAACGGCACGCGCGCCGTGCAGACCGCCCTGCCCACCACGGGCAACTGGGACACCTGGGCCACGCGGACCGAGACGTTCTTCCTCAACGCGGGCGGCAACACGCTCGCCTACCAGTACGACACGGGGGACGTGGGCAACGTCAACCTGGACTACATCACCGTGGGCGCCACGGCCGCCAAGAAGGCCGACCTCGGCGTGACCGACATCCAGTGGACCGCCGCGAACTCGCCGCCGCGCGCCGGGGACGCCATCACCTTCCGGGCCGTCGTCAAGAACAACGGCACCGCGGCCAGCCCCGCCGCCACGCACAAGGTCTCCTTCCGCGTGAATGGACAGGAGGTCGCCACCGCGACGGGCTCCGCGTCCATCGCGGCCGGCTCGAGCGCCACCCTGACGGCCAGCGCCGCCTGGTCCACCGCCCACGGCACCTTCCCCATCACCGCCGTCGTGGATCCGGACAACACCATTCCCGAGTTCAGTGAGGGCAACAACAGTTTCACCAAGGACCTCACCGTCTCCCAGACGCCCGGACCGGACCTGGTCGTCCAGTCCATCTCCCCCACCCCCTCCACGCCCGCGGCGGGCGCCGCCGTCAAGTACACGGTCGCCATCGCCAACCAGGGCCTGGACGCCACGGGCAGCTCCGTCACGGTGCGGCTCGTCGTCGACGGGACCACCACCCTGACGGGCGTCTCCTCCAGCGCGCTCGGCGCGGGCGCCACCGCCGCCGTCGTCCTCAACGGCTCCTGGACGGCCAGCAATGGCAACCACACGCTGGTGGCCACGGTGGACCCCGCCAACGCCATCTCCGAGTCGGTGGAGAGCAACAACACCCTGTCCTCCAGCCTCTACGTGGGCCGGGGCGCGAACGTGCCGTGGATCGAGTACGAGGCCGAGGTCGGCACCACCAACGCCCAGGTGCAGGGTCCCAGCCGTGATCTCGGCACCATCGCGGGCGAGGCCTCGGGCCGCAAGGCGGTCGTGCTCAGCTCGACGGGCCACTACGTGCAGTGGACCACCACGGCGGCGTCCAACGCCATCGTCGTGCGCAACAGCATCCCGGACGCGCCGGGCGGCGGCGGCATCCAGGCCACGCTGAGCCTGTATGTCAATGGCAGCAAGCTCACCACGCTGACGCTCTCCTCCAAGGAGGCGTGGATCTACGGCGGTGACGACACGCAGAGCAACAGCCCCTCGGGGGGCAAGCCGCGCCGCATCTACGACGAGGCCAGCAAGCTCTTGAGCACCACCATCCCCGCGGGCGCCACGGTCCGCCTGCAGAAGGACGCGGGCGACACGGCGGCCTACTACGCCATCGATCTCGTGGACCTGGAGCTCGTGGCGGCGCCCATCGCCAAGCCCGAGGGCTTCGTCGACATCACCCAGGCGGGCAACGGCTGGGAGCCCGCCATCCCCAACGATGGCCTCTCCGACGACAACGCCATCAACCAGGCGATCATGGCCGCCCAGGCCGGCCGCTTCAAGGGCGTCTACATCCCGCCCGGCGTCTTCAACCAGACCAACAAGTACCAGGTGAAGGGCATCACCATCCAGGGCGCGGGCCTGTGGCACAGCCGCATCCTCTGCGGCGCCTTGAACGAGGACGCGGGCTGGGGCCAGACGGGCTTCAACATCACGGGTGACAACACCACGTTCCGGGACTTCGCCATCTTTGGCAGCACGGACGGTCTGCGCACCCAGGGCGGCAAGGCGTGGGTGAACTCGGCCCACCGCAACACCCTCATCGAGAACATGTGGGTCGAGCACGTGCAGTGCGGCTACTGGGTCGGCGGGTTCAACGAGTCCACCAACCTCATCATCCGCAACTCGCGCTTCCGCAACACGGGCGCCGACGCGATCAACCTGTGCAATGGCAACAAGGATGGCGTGGTGGAGAACAACCACGCGCGCAACACGGGCGATGACGCGTTCGCCATCTGGTCGGCCACGGATTTGTACCCCCAGCCGAACGTCAACAACGTCATCCGCAACTGCACCGCGCAGATCGTCTGGCGCGCCGCGGGCTTCGCCATCTACGGCGGCCGCAACAACCGGATCGAGAACAGCATCGCCTACGACACGCTGACCTACCCGGGCCTCACCGTGAGCTCCGAGTTCCAGCCCTTCCCCATGGAGTCCGCCACGGTCGACGGCCTGACGCTCGTGCGCACCGGTGGCACCTACTGGGGTGGCCAGAAGTTCGGTTCCATCTGGCTGCGCGCCGACATGAACCCGACCAACGGCATCACCATCAAGAACGTCGACATCATCGATCCGACGTACCAGGGCATCAGCATCCAGAGCAACAACGGGGGCGTGTTCACCAACACCGCCTTCCAGAACATCACCATCAGCAACCCCACGACCTACGGCGTCGAGGTCCTGTCCTCGGCCAGGGGCGGCGCCACCTTCACCAACGTGACGGTGAACAACGCCCCCAGCGGCAAGGTCGTCAACCAGAGCGGCGGCGGCTTCGCCATCACCAACGGTGGGGGCAACAACTGGTAG
- the cglD gene encoding adventurous gliding motility lipoprotein CglD — MRASSRFVLAALVMTTLVTGCGDDPVVNPPIENPEQDGGGTQTDGGSTEPVPDAGPVEPPTFEDPFGPPPGPRNPTNAKIDTDCDGLSDAEEFGNIYTGNKKTDPDKWDTDGDGIRDGVEAGRTSTLNTLAQCAELFMADMDPSTRTNPTNPDTDGDGLRDGLEDTNHNGRLDPGETDPANLDTDGDGLSDGDEDVNKNGRVDPGETDPRLRDTDGDGLSDFTEVNITRTNPTKADSDGDSCADGAEDLNGNGIKDPGETDPNDPTDCGAGSFPDSDKDGVPDYIEEATGTDKNNPDTDGDGLNDGLEDRNRNGIVDTGETDPRKKDSDCDGLVDGPSLGGFRGEDLNANGVKDSTETDPSKRDTDGDGLLDGVELGIPATSAPDSSCGYPGDQDPSTKTDPLKPDTDGDGIADGAEDSNQNGRKDPGELDPLDRTDGAGSTPAGQACSATNLRQITFKEDGSADIRLALRNSFQEVRQITVGGSSKGYIGYDDTNKVTFIAYKRGKAGSSTTVAGDEAYVRGQFYPSVTAGTLQTFTTWDGHPALQAFYDFAQGSGTPINLRDYTNSVANTLVGSGAGTLTGGTGSAENYKLQAQYVHRSDASVLVVIAITPQSRFVEPGLFVMNDTAGGTALAQFGDADAVQCETFTTGNGMADFLFVVDDSGSMATSQNALGEAATAVANRLGNSQLDWRIAMVSTSYTQTGYGLPTAGVFRGFTRDIQRFKWWLQQSSSCTGPSTDCWIGVSGSSDEKTLESARAAVDYMTNASSPADKKFRPGARLIVIVLTDVRDTGDVRPVSTYIDYFKGANPTGALIQMHGIICDSIDGGECYPGEPINDLRHKEVIQATGGITGSIRNTASIQSTIGSIMDSAIASSGYRTLKPPIGASVRVAMQAVQDGALCNKNDLPRSRVNGFDVDGISQALAFYGACRPATAGSTTAAISYRYWSDLTGNKDGNPPPCSTDTAYFDSSEADFCRGKLACNRQTNRCECAADCGGNAPPGKVCNSSREVCDFTCGAECGGACGSFQACNAATCTCQCVASATCAPGFRFDAAACGCVCDTAALNCGAAYRPDAASCACICQPNCGNSCGEGYACNSSTCACEPKLN; from the coding sequence ATGAGAGCTTCTTCCCGATTCGTCCTGGCCGCCCTGGTCATGACCACGCTGGTGACCGGGTGTGGTGATGATCCGGTCGTCAATCCTCCCATCGAGAACCCCGAACAGGACGGTGGTGGCACCCAGACCGATGGCGGCTCGACGGAGCCTGTCCCGGACGCGGGACCCGTGGAGCCTCCGACGTTCGAGGATCCCTTCGGGCCGCCTCCCGGACCGCGCAATCCCACCAATGCCAAGATTGATACGGATTGTGATGGTTTGTCGGACGCCGAGGAGTTCGGCAACATCTACACCGGCAACAAGAAGACGGACCCGGACAAGTGGGACACGGACGGCGATGGCATCCGGGACGGCGTCGAGGCGGGTCGCACCTCCACGCTCAACACGCTGGCCCAGTGCGCCGAGCTGTTCATGGCGGACATGGATCCCTCCACCCGGACCAACCCGACCAATCCCGACACGGACGGAGATGGTCTGCGCGACGGTCTGGAGGACACCAACCACAATGGCAGACTGGATCCGGGCGAGACGGATCCGGCCAACCTCGACACGGACGGGGATGGCCTCTCGGATGGCGACGAGGACGTCAACAAGAATGGCCGCGTGGACCCGGGCGAGACGGATCCGCGGCTGCGTGACACGGATGGGGATGGCCTGTCTGACTTCACGGAAGTGAATATCACCCGGACCAATCCCACCAAGGCCGACTCGGACGGGGACTCCTGCGCGGACGGCGCGGAGGATCTCAACGGCAATGGCATCAAGGATCCGGGCGAGACGGATCCCAACGATCCCACGGACTGTGGCGCGGGCTCCTTCCCCGACTCGGACAAGGACGGCGTGCCGGACTACATCGAGGAGGCCACGGGCACGGACAAGAACAACCCGGACACGGACGGGGACGGCCTGAACGACGGGCTGGAGGATCGCAACCGCAACGGCATCGTGGACACGGGCGAGACGGATCCGCGCAAGAAGGACTCGGACTGCGACGGCCTGGTGGACGGGCCGAGCCTGGGCGGCTTCCGGGGTGAGGACCTCAACGCCAATGGCGTGAAGGACAGCACCGAGACGGATCCCTCCAAGCGTGACACGGATGGCGACGGCCTGCTGGACGGCGTGGAGCTGGGCATTCCCGCGACGTCGGCGCCCGACTCGTCCTGTGGCTACCCGGGGGATCAGGATCCCTCCACCAAGACGGACCCGCTCAAGCCCGACACGGACGGTGACGGCATCGCCGACGGCGCCGAGGACTCCAACCAGAACGGCCGCAAGGATCCGGGCGAGCTCGATCCGCTCGACCGCACGGACGGCGCGGGCTCGACCCCCGCGGGTCAGGCCTGCTCGGCGACCAACCTGCGGCAGATCACCTTCAAGGAGGACGGCAGCGCGGACATCCGGCTGGCGCTGCGCAACTCCTTCCAGGAGGTGCGGCAGATCACCGTGGGCGGCTCGAGCAAGGGCTACATCGGCTACGACGACACGAACAAGGTGACCTTCATCGCCTACAAGCGCGGCAAGGCGGGCTCGTCCACCACCGTGGCGGGCGACGAGGCCTACGTGCGCGGGCAGTTCTACCCCTCGGTGACGGCGGGCACGCTGCAGACCTTCACCACGTGGGACGGGCACCCGGCGCTCCAGGCCTTCTATGATTTCGCTCAGGGCAGCGGCACGCCCATCAACCTGCGCGACTACACCAACTCGGTGGCCAACACGCTCGTGGGCTCGGGCGCGGGCACGCTCACGGGCGGCACGGGCTCGGCGGAGAACTACAAGCTGCAGGCGCAGTACGTGCACCGCTCGGACGCGAGCGTGCTGGTGGTGATCGCCATCACGCCCCAGTCGCGCTTCGTGGAGCCGGGCCTGTTCGTGATGAACGACACGGCGGGCGGCACGGCGCTGGCCCAGTTCGGCGACGCGGACGCGGTGCAGTGCGAGACCTTCACCACGGGCAACGGCATGGCCGACTTCCTCTTCGTGGTGGATGACAGCGGCTCCATGGCCACCTCCCAGAACGCGCTGGGTGAGGCCGCCACGGCCGTGGCCAACCGGCTGGGCAACTCGCAGCTCGACTGGCGCATCGCCATGGTGAGCACGTCCTATACCCAGACGGGCTACGGCCTGCCCACCGCGGGCGTCTTCCGCGGCTTCACCCGGGACATCCAGCGCTTCAAGTGGTGGCTGCAGCAGTCCTCGTCCTGCACGGGCCCCTCGACGGACTGCTGGATTGGCGTGAGCGGCTCCAGTGATGAGAAGACCCTGGAGAGCGCACGTGCCGCGGTGGACTACATGACCAACGCCAGCTCGCCCGCGGACAAGAAGTTCCGCCCCGGCGCCCGGCTGATCGTCATCGTCCTGACCGACGTGCGTGACACGGGCGACGTCCGGCCCGTCAGCACGTACATCGACTACTTCAAGGGCGCCAACCCCACGGGCGCGCTCATCCAGATGCACGGCATCATCTGCGACTCCATCGACGGCGGTGAGTGCTACCCGGGCGAGCCCATCAACGACCTGCGGCACAAGGAGGTCATCCAGGCCACCGGCGGCATCACGGGCAGCATCCGCAACACCGCGTCCATCCAGAGCACCATCGGCAGCATCATGGACAGCGCGATCGCCTCCTCGGGCTACCGCACGCTCAAGCCGCCCATCGGTGCCTCGGTGCGCGTGGCCATGCAGGCGGTGCAGGACGGAGCCTTGTGCAACAAGAACGACCTGCCGCGCAGCCGCGTCAACGGCTTCGACGTGGACGGCATCAGCCAGGCCCTGGCCTTCTACGGCGCCTGCCGTCCGGCCACGGCGGGGAGCACCACGGCGGCCATCTCCTACCGCTACTGGAGCGACCTGACGGGCAACAAGGATGGCAACCCGCCGCCCTGCTCGACGGACACGGCCTACTTCGACTCGTCCGAGGCGGACTTCTGCCGCGGCAAGCTCGCCTGCAACCGGCAGACGAACCGGTGCGAGTGCGCGGCGGACTGCGGCGGCAACGCGCCTCCGGGCAAGGTGTGCAACAGCAGCCGCGAGGTGTGTGACTTCACCTGCGGCGCGGAGTGCGGTGGGGCGTGCGGCAGCTTCCAGGCGTGCAACGCGGCCACGTGCACCTGCCAGTGCGTGGCGTCCGCCACGTGCGCGCCGGGCTTCCGGTTCGACGCGGCGGCGTGCGGCTGCGTCTGCGACACGGCGGCGCTCAACTGCGGCGCCGCCTACCGGCCCGATGCGGCCTCGTGCGCCTGCATCTGCCAGCCCAACTGCGGCAACTCGTGCGGCGAGGGCTATGCGTGCAACTCGAGCACGTGCGCCTGCGAGCCGAAGCTGAACTGA
- a CDS encoding TIGR02270 family protein, translating to MAELTGKSLHWDIYEEHLDEAAFRWSQWEKALDAPDFTLGEVAELEEHMAAHVDGLVLGGGPVAKYLLVPALADEPERIVPAALALLQAEGPSGPAAVLSALLGAEPPALAALQRALELVPSRSIPADLPDLLKREDAAPELLALVLETVGVHRLATAPLCMPFLTHREPQVAAAALRATSRAQLPLEPTMLQRALDSANPALRNAALLAGLMSGQRGSWVACQSAAESRELGDGLPLLLLGMSGDEREVNRLLELLSDESLRPHALWALGFSGRVAAADACMKLMWNKPVAALAGEAFSAITGLRIAKEYEAPREQENEALPSLEEENLDEDLTPKPEDSLPQPRPESVAAWWKQERQRLDAKQRYLAGQPFTPQALLNALASAPMRRRHALALELSLRSRGATQVPTRTFVSHQSAALKATRATPTSSFSRPFAEGLRG from the coding sequence ATGGCCGAGCTCACCGGGAAGTCACTGCACTGGGATATCTACGAGGAGCACCTCGACGAGGCGGCCTTCCGTTGGAGTCAGTGGGAGAAAGCGCTCGACGCCCCCGACTTCACGTTGGGGGAAGTGGCGGAGCTGGAAGAGCATATGGCTGCGCATGTAGACGGTCTGGTGCTGGGCGGTGGGCCCGTGGCGAAGTATCTGCTGGTGCCCGCGCTTGCCGACGAGCCCGAGCGCATCGTCCCGGCTGCCCTCGCGCTGCTCCAGGCAGAGGGGCCCTCCGGACCTGCCGCCGTGCTGTCCGCGTTGCTCGGGGCCGAACCTCCCGCACTCGCCGCGCTCCAGCGTGCACTCGAGCTGGTGCCCTCGCGCAGCATTCCCGCGGACTTGCCGGATCTCCTGAAGAGGGAAGACGCCGCTCCCGAGCTGCTGGCCTTGGTGCTCGAGACGGTGGGCGTGCACCGGCTGGCCACGGCGCCGCTGTGCATGCCGTTCCTCACGCATCGGGAGCCCCAGGTGGCCGCTGCCGCCCTGCGAGCCACCAGTCGCGCCCAGCTGCCGCTGGAGCCTACCATGCTCCAACGAGCGCTGGACTCGGCCAATCCCGCACTCCGGAATGCAGCCCTCCTCGCAGGGTTGATGTCGGGACAGCGAGGAAGCTGGGTTGCCTGTCAGTCCGCCGCTGAGTCTCGCGAGCTCGGAGACGGGCTGCCTCTACTGCTCCTCGGGATGAGCGGGGACGAGCGGGAGGTGAATCGGCTGCTGGAACTCCTCTCCGACGAGTCACTTCGGCCACATGCCCTGTGGGCTCTTGGCTTCTCGGGTCGAGTGGCCGCCGCCGATGCCTGCATGAAGCTGATGTGGAACAAGCCTGTCGCGGCGCTCGCGGGCGAGGCATTCAGCGCCATCACCGGGCTGCGCATCGCAAAGGAGTATGAGGCTCCGCGCGAGCAGGAAAACGAGGCGCTTCCTTCCCTGGAGGAGGAGAATCTCGACGAAGACCTCACGCCGAAGCCCGAGGACTCACTGCCTCAACCTCGGCCCGAGAGTGTGGCGGCGTGGTGGAAACAGGAGCGCCAGCGGTTGGACGCGAAGCAGCGCTACCTCGCGGGTCAGCCATTCACCCCCCAAGCCCTGCTTAACGCGCTCGCCAGCGCGCCCATGCGGCGCCGCCATGCACTGGCACTGGAGTTGTCATTGCGCAGCCGAGGTGCGACGCAGGTACCGACGCGTACGTTCGTGTCGCACCAGTCCGCCGCGCTGAAGGCGACTCGCGCGACGCCGACCTCATCGTTCAGCCGGCCGTTCGCGGAAGGGCTTCGAGGTTAG
- a CDS encoding DUF6484 domain-containing protein, whose translation MSMHSDSKPTLLGPPAQEPILGSRAGHLSGLDASGAPLVDFPGNASGPVPARLALALDDRGLQEAVARRQKVVLLFENGNPGLPFIMGLIQEPSSTPLLDALLENSLEAATPQPMEAHVDGKRVVIEGQDEIVLKCGEASITLRRNGKVIVKGTYLESRATGTHRIKGGSVEIN comes from the coding sequence ATGAGCATGCATTCCGATAGTAAGCCGACCCTACTCGGCCCTCCAGCCCAAGAACCCATCCTGGGCAGTCGCGCCGGCCACCTTTCCGGGCTCGATGCCTCCGGTGCGCCGCTCGTCGACTTCCCGGGCAATGCCTCAGGCCCCGTTCCCGCGCGTCTGGCACTTGCGCTGGATGACCGGGGGCTCCAGGAAGCCGTGGCCCGGAGACAGAAGGTGGTTCTCCTCTTCGAGAATGGGAATCCAGGCCTGCCCTTCATCATGGGTCTCATCCAGGAGCCGAGTTCCACACCACTGCTGGACGCCCTGCTGGAGAACTCGCTCGAGGCAGCAACCCCGCAGCCCATGGAAGCCCATGTAGACGGCAAGCGCGTGGTCATCGAGGGCCAGGACGAAATCGTTCTCAAGTGTGGTGAGGCCAGCATCACCCTGCGTCGCAATGGCAAGGTCATCGTGAAGGGGACCTATCTGGAGTCCCGAGCCACGGGCACTCACCGCATCAAGGGTGGCTCGGTGGAGATCAACTGA